In Drosophila innubila isolate TH190305 chromosome 2R unlocalized genomic scaffold, UK_Dinn_1.0 1_C_2R, whole genome shotgun sequence, the following are encoded in one genomic region:
- the LOC117785665 gene encoding lysM and putative peptidoglycan-binding domain-containing protein 4, producing the protein MRRNVRHQEHNWEDGMDDMFARPVHDENEYVDLVQISNRSSNGHAKLNTLEVKVQEGDTLQALALRFHCSVADIKRLNKIDRENEIHARRIIRIPVTVHNVLLGSKDPDALPAIHRSGNNSPRHNLEKEPEIERNPLEDARLMLDERLLVAAVNASVAVAGEDQPATRRDASKFYDGSHGYPDDESKMEHPLDDNAALLDDMLIDRHAPRVRPIPGPSLRAIDWSGSDCDMSWICLLIFILALCVVIPLVYVIYLAEHPHHTHSSP; encoded by the exons atgcgtCGAAATGT GCGACACCAGGAGCACAACTGGGAGGATGGCATGGATGATATGTTCGCCAGGCCCGTCCACGACGAGAATGAATATGTGGATCTGGTGCAGATCTCCAACAGATCCAGCAACGGCCACGCTAAACTGAACACCCTGGAGGTGAAAGTGCAGGAGGGCGATACGTTGCAGGCACTGGCACTTCGGTTCCATTGCTCCGTGGCAGACATCAAGCGCTTAAATAAGATTGACCGTGAGAATGAGATTCACGCACGTCGAATTATTCGGATTCCagtcacagtgcacaatgttTTATTGGGTAGCAAGGATCCCGATGCATTGCCCGCCATCCACCGTAGTGGCAACAACAGTCCTAGGCACAATTTGGAGAAGGAGCCGGAAATTGAGCGGAATCCTCTGGAAGATGCACGTTTAATGCTGGACGAGCGACTGTTGGTGGCTGCAGTAAATGCTTCGGTTGCGGTAGCTGGTGAGGATCAGCCCGCAACAAGAAGAGATGCAAGTAAATTCTATGATGGCTCTCATGGCTATCCAGACGATGAGA GCAAAATGGAGCATCCTTTGGACGACAATGCAGCCTTGCTGGACGACATGCTGATAGACAGGCATGCGCCAAGGGTTCGGCCCATACCAGGTCCATCGTTGCGGGCAATTGATTGGTCTGGTTCGGATTGCGACATGTCCTGGATATGCCTGCTGATCTTTATTCTTGCACTCTGTGTTGTTATACCATTGGTCTATGTCATCTATCTGGCGGAGCATCCACATCACACCCACAGCTCTCCCTAG
- the LOC117785662 gene encoding 26S proteasome regulatory subunit 7 encodes MPDYLGDDQRKVKHEEKEDKEIKSLDEGDIELLKTYGQSQYHKSIKSIEEDIQKAVKQVNELTGIKESDTGLAPPALWDLAADKQILQNEQPLQVARCTKIINADSDDPKYIINVKQFAKFVVDLADSVAPTDIEEGMRVGVDRNKYQIHIPLPPKIDPTVTMMQVEDKPDVTYSDVGGCKEQIEKLREVVETPLLHPEKFVNLGIEPPKGVLLFGPPGTGKTLCARAVANRTDACFIRVIGSELVQKYVGEGARMVRELFEMARSKKACLIFFDEIDAIGGARFDDGAGGDNEVQRTMLELINQLDGFDPRGNIKVLMATNRPDTLDPALMRPGRLDRKVEFGLPDQDGRSHIFKIHARSMSVERDIRFDLLARLCPNSTGAEIRSVCTEAGMFAIRARRKVATEKDFLEAVNKVIKSYAKFSATPRYMTYN; translated from the coding sequence aTGCCGGACTACCTGGGAGATGATCAACGCAAGGTTAAACACGAAGAGAAAGAGGACAAAGAAATCAAGTCCCTCGACGAAGGCGACATCGAGCTGCTGAAGACGTACGGACAGAGTCAGTATCACAAGTCCATAAAGAGCATCGAGGAGGACATACAAAAGGCCGTAAAGCAGGTCAACGAGCTGACGGGCATCAAGGAGAGCGACACGGGTCTGGCACCGCCAGCTCTGTGGGATTTGGCTGCCGACAagcaaatattgcaaaatgAGCAACCGCTGCAGGTGGCGCGTTGCACAAAGATTATTAACGCAGACTCGGATGATCCCAAGTATATCATTAATGTGAAGCAGTTTGCCAAGTTTGTGGTGGATTTGGCCGATTCCGTGGCACCCACGGACATTGAGGAGGGCATGCGCGTTGGCGTTGACCGCAACAAGTATCAAATCCACATTCCTTTACCACCCAAGATAGATCCCACGGTGACGATGATGCAGGTGGAGGACAAACCAGATGTTACCTACAGCGATGTCGGCGGCTGCAAGGAACAGATTGAAAAGTTGCGTGAGGTGGTGGAAACGCCACTTTTGCACCCGGAGAAGTTCGTCAATTTGGGTATTGAGCCTCCCAAGGGTGTGCTGCTCTTTGGTCCGCCCGGCACAGGCAAGACTTTGTGTGCTCGTGCTGTGGCCAATCGCACAGATGCCTGTTTCATCCGTGTCATCGGCTCGGAGCTGGTGCAGAAGTACGTGGGCGAGGGCGCTCGCATGGTGCGTGAGCTGTTTGAGATGGCCCGCTCCAAGAAGGCTTGTCTCATCTTCTTTGATGAAATCGATGCTATTGGCGGTGCACGTTTCGATGACGGCGCTGGCGGCGACAACGAAGTGCAGCGTACTATGCTGGAGCTGATCAATCAACTCGACGGCTTCGATCCCCGTGGCAATATCAAGGTGCTGATGGCCACGAATAGACCGGATACGCTGGATCCTGCGCTTATGCGTCCCGGTCGTCTGGATCGTAAGGTCGAGTTTGGACTGCCCGATCAGGATGGACGCTCGCACATCTTCAAAATCCACGCTCGCTCCATGTCCGTCGAGCGGGACATTCGCTTCGATTTGTTGGCCCGTCTTTGTCCCAACTCAACCGGCGCTGAGATTCGTTCGGTGTGCACTGAGGCTGGCATGTTTGCCATCCGAGCACGTCGCAAGGTGGCCACCGAGAAGGACTTCCTCGAGGCCGTCAACAAGGTTATCAAGAGCTATGCCAAGTTCAGCGCTACGCCACGTTATATGACCTACAATTAA
- the LOC117785663 gene encoding retinol dehydrogenase 12-like isoform X3, with protein MCMIIDCILGRLLDWPLVFGLAAYVLKQYMQGGKFEKKTDETGKVVIVTGSNTGIGKETVLELARRGATVYMACRDKKRAEEARLEIIKETKNQNIFFLELDLSSLESIRKFVAAFKGSKENKLHILINNAGVMRCPRMLTKDGFEMQLGVNHMGHFLLTMLLLDMLKKSAPSRIVNVSSRAHTRGEINIDDLNSEKSYHEGSAYSQSKLANVLFTRELARRLEGTGVTVNSLHPGVVATELGRHMKILNNLFGRLVLRTMLWPFLKTPKSGAQTTLYAALDPDLNGVTGLYFSDCKPIKVAPAATDDKMAKLLWEESEKWTRFSTTN; from the exons ATGTGCATGATTATCGATTGTATTTTGGGTAGGCTTTTAGATTGGCCTCTTGTGTTTGGATTGGCGGCTTATGTTTTAAA gcAATACATGCAGGGTGGCAAGTTCGAAAAGAAAACTGATGAAACGGGTAAGGTTGTGATTGTAACCGGTTCGAATACGGGCATTGGCAAGGAGACAGTTTTGGAACTGGCCAGACGCGGAGCCACTGTTTATATGGCCTGTCGGGATAAGAAGAGAGCGGAGGAAGCTCGGCTGGAAATTATTAAGGAAACTAAgaatcaaaacattttcttcCTTGAACTAGACTTGTCCTCCCTAGAATCCATTCGCAAGTTTGTTGCTGC aTTCAAAGGATCCAAGGAGAATAAACTTCATATACTTATTAACAATGCAGGCGTAATGCGTTGTCCTCGAATGTTGACCAAGGATGGATTCGAGATGCAGCTGGGAGTTAACCATATGGGACACTTTTTGTTAACTATGTTGCTGCTTGATATGCTAAAA AAATCTGCGCCCAGTCGTATTGTTAACGTTTCCAGCCGGGCACATACCCGTGGTGAAATTAATATTGACGACTTGAACAGCGAGAAGTCCTATCATGAGGGTTCGGCCTACAGTCAGAGCAAATTGGCCAACGTTTTATTTACTCGCGAATTAGCTCGAAGATTAGAGGGAACCGGAGTGACGGTCAATTCTTTACATCCAGGCGTAGTTGCAACAGAGCTTGGTAGACACATGAAGATACTGAACAACTTATTTGGACG gctCGTTCTAAGGACCATGTTGTGGCCATTTTTGAAGACACCTAAGAGTGGTGCTCAAACCACATTGTATGCAGCTCTCGATCCTGACTTGAATGGCGTCACTGGATTGTACTTTAGTGACTGCAAACCGATAAAAGTTGCACCTGCTGCGACCGATGACAAAATGGCCAAACTCTTGTGGGAGGAGAGTGAGAAGTGGACCCGCTTTTCAACAAcgaattaa
- the LOC117785663 gene encoding retinol dehydrogenase 13-like isoform X4: MCMIIDCILGRLLDWPLVFGLAAYVLKDLMQGGQFTKNTDETCKVVIVTGSNTGIGKETVRELARRGATVYMACRDMKKCEEAREEIVLETKNKYVYCRECDLASMDSIRNFVSTFNREQKKLDILINNAGVMRCPRSLTKDGFEMQLGVNHLGHFLLTNLLLDVLKKTRPSRIVVVSSLAHTRGEINTGDLNSELAYDEGKAYSQSKLANILFTRELAKRLEGSRVTVNALHPGIVDTELFRHMGFFTNFFAGVFVRPLFWPFVKTPKSGAQTSLYVALDPELETVTGQYFSDCQIADVAPAARDAHIGKWLWAVSEKWTQSEILQLK; encoded by the exons ATGTGCATGATTATCGATTGTATTTTGGGTAGGCTTTTAGATTGGCCTCTTGTGTTTGGATTGGCGGCTTATGTTTTAAA AGACCTTATGCAAGGTGGCCAGTTCACCAAGAATACGGATGAAACGTGCAAAGTTGTGATTGTGACCGGTTCTAATACCGGAATTGGCAAGGAAACTGTGCGGGAACTGGCCCGACGAGGAGCCACTGTTTATATGGCCTGTCGGGATATGAAAAAGTGTGAGGAGGCACGAGAGGAGATTGTCCTGGAgactaaaaacaaatacgtCTATTGCCGTGAATGCGATTTGGCTTCCATGGATTCCATACGAAACTTTGTATCCAC CTTCAATCGGGAACAGAAGAAACTGGACATACTCATCAATAATGCTGGTGTCATGCGTTGTCCACGATCTCTAACCAAAGATGGCTTCGAAATGCAATTGGGCGTCAATCACTTGGGTCACTTTCTACTCACCAATTTATTGCTAGACGTGCTAAAG AAAACGAGACCCAGTAGAATCGTCGTTGTGTCCAGTTTAGCACACACGCGAGGGGAAATCAACACAGGAGACTTGAACAGCGAACTTGCCTATGACGAGGGCAAGGCTTACAGTCAGAGCAAACTGGCCAATATATTATTCACACGCGAATTGGCCAAACGCTTGGAGGGAAGTCGAGTGACTGTTAATGCCTTACATCCTGGAATTGTTGACACGGAGCTCTTTAGACACATGggatttttcacaaatttttttgccGG TGTATTTGTTAGGCCtttgttttggccatttgTGAAGACACCCAAAAGTGGAGCACAAACTAGTTTGTATGTTGCCCTCGATCCGGAATTGGAAACCGTAACAGGACAATACTTTAGCGATTGCCAAATAGCGGATGTAGCACCCGCTGCCAGAGATGCGCACATTGGCAAATGGCTTTGGGCTGTGAGCGAGAAATGGACTCAATCAGAGATACTGCAGTTGAAAtag
- the LOC117785663 gene encoding retinol dehydrogenase 13-like isoform X1, whose product MTLFAFLKSRPIFWLSVAGTTVGGGCFLKDLMQGGQFTKNTDETCKVVIVTGSNTGIGKETVRELARRGATVYMACRDMKKCEEAREEIVLETKNKYVYCRECDLASMDSIRNFVSTFNREQKKLDILINNAGVMRCPRSLTKDGFEMQLGVNHLGHFLLTNLLLDVLKKTRPSRIVVVSSLAHTRGEINTGDLNSELAYDEGKAYSQSKLANILFTRELAKRLEGSRVTVNALHPGIVDTELFRHMGFFTNFFAGVFVRPLFWPFVKTPKSGAQTSLYVALDPELETVTGQYFSDCQIADVAPAARDAHIGKWLWAVSEKWTQSEILQLK is encoded by the exons ATGACGTTATTCGCGTTTCTAAAAAGCCGGCCAATATTTTGGTTAAGTGTTGCAGGCACCACAGTGGGCGGAGGATGTTTCTTaaa AGACCTTATGCAAGGTGGCCAGTTCACCAAGAATACGGATGAAACGTGCAAAGTTGTGATTGTGACCGGTTCTAATACCGGAATTGGCAAGGAAACTGTGCGGGAACTGGCCCGACGAGGAGCCACTGTTTATATGGCCTGTCGGGATATGAAAAAGTGTGAGGAGGCACGAGAGGAGATTGTCCTGGAgactaaaaacaaatacgtCTATTGCCGTGAATGCGATTTGGCTTCCATGGATTCCATACGAAACTTTGTATCCAC CTTCAATCGGGAACAGAAGAAACTGGACATACTCATCAATAATGCTGGTGTCATGCGTTGTCCACGATCTCTAACCAAAGATGGCTTCGAAATGCAATTGGGCGTCAATCACTTGGGTCACTTTCTACTCACCAATTTATTGCTAGACGTGCTAAAG AAAACGAGACCCAGTAGAATCGTCGTTGTGTCCAGTTTAGCACACACGCGAGGGGAAATCAACACAGGAGACTTGAACAGCGAACTTGCCTATGACGAGGGCAAGGCTTACAGTCAGAGCAAACTGGCCAATATATTATTCACACGCGAATTGGCCAAACGCTTGGAGGGAAGTCGAGTGACTGTTAATGCCTTACATCCTGGAATTGTTGACACGGAGCTCTTTAGACACATGggatttttcacaaatttttttgccGG TGTATTTGTTAGGCCtttgttttggccatttgTGAAGACACCCAAAAGTGGAGCACAAACTAGTTTGTATGTTGCCCTCGATCCGGAATTGGAAACCGTAACAGGACAATACTTTAGCGATTGCCAAATAGCGGATGTAGCACCCGCTGCCAGAGATGCGCACATTGGCAAATGGCTTTGGGCTGTGAGCGAGAAATGGACTCAATCAGAGATACTGCAGTTGAAAtag
- the LOC117785663 gene encoding retinol dehydrogenase 12-like isoform X2, translating to MCTFINFLLCPCIAGPAVLFGALYFLKQYMQGGKFEKKTDETGKVVIVTGSNTGIGKETVLELARRGATVYMACRDKKRAEEARLEIIKETKNQNIFFLELDLSSLESIRKFVAAFKGSKENKLHILINNAGVMRCPRMLTKDGFEMQLGVNHMGHFLLTMLLLDMLKKSAPSRIVNVSSRAHTRGEINIDDLNSEKSYHEGSAYSQSKLANVLFTRELARRLEGTGVTVNSLHPGVVATELGRHMKILNNLFGRLVLRTMLWPFLKTPKSGAQTTLYAALDPDLNGVTGLYFSDCKPIKVAPAATDDKMAKLLWEESEKWTRFSTTN from the exons ATGtgtacttttattaattttctattgTGTCCTTGTATTGCGGGGCCAGCTGTCCTCTTCGGTGcactttattttcttaa gcAATACATGCAGGGTGGCAAGTTCGAAAAGAAAACTGATGAAACGGGTAAGGTTGTGATTGTAACCGGTTCGAATACGGGCATTGGCAAGGAGACAGTTTTGGAACTGGCCAGACGCGGAGCCACTGTTTATATGGCCTGTCGGGATAAGAAGAGAGCGGAGGAAGCTCGGCTGGAAATTATTAAGGAAACTAAgaatcaaaacattttcttcCTTGAACTAGACTTGTCCTCCCTAGAATCCATTCGCAAGTTTGTTGCTGC aTTCAAAGGATCCAAGGAGAATAAACTTCATATACTTATTAACAATGCAGGCGTAATGCGTTGTCCTCGAATGTTGACCAAGGATGGATTCGAGATGCAGCTGGGAGTTAACCATATGGGACACTTTTTGTTAACTATGTTGCTGCTTGATATGCTAAAA AAATCTGCGCCCAGTCGTATTGTTAACGTTTCCAGCCGGGCACATACCCGTGGTGAAATTAATATTGACGACTTGAACAGCGAGAAGTCCTATCATGAGGGTTCGGCCTACAGTCAGAGCAAATTGGCCAACGTTTTATTTACTCGCGAATTAGCTCGAAGATTAGAGGGAACCGGAGTGACGGTCAATTCTTTACATCCAGGCGTAGTTGCAACAGAGCTTGGTAGACACATGAAGATACTGAACAACTTATTTGGACG gctCGTTCTAAGGACCATGTTGTGGCCATTTTTGAAGACACCTAAGAGTGGTGCTCAAACCACATTGTATGCAGCTCTCGATCCTGACTTGAATGGCGTCACTGGATTGTACTTTAGTGACTGCAAACCGATAAAAGTTGCACCTGCTGCGACCGATGACAAAATGGCCAAACTCTTGTGGGAGGAGAGTGAGAAGTGGACCCGCTTTTCAACAAcgaattaa
- the LOC117785664 gene encoding retinol dehydrogenase 12-like: MCSLINCLLCPAVVWPALIAVAAYFIRQYMQGGKFDKETDETGKVVIVTGSNTGIGKETVLELARRGATVYMACRDKKRTEEARLEIIRETNNQNIYFRELDLASLDSIRKFAADFKNEQYKLHILINNAGIMHCPRMSTKDGFEMQLGVNHMGHFLLTNLLLDLLKKSAPSRIVNVSSLAHTMGKMNFDDLNSDKSYNSYSAYSQSKLANVLFTRELAKRLEGTGVTVNALHPGTVQTDLLRHYKFFETTIGRLMVKGFQWLLFKTTKNGAQTTLYAALDPDLNGVTGLYFSDCKLKDVSKAAKDEKSAKLLWDESEKWTQYKK, translated from the exons ATGTGCTcgttaattaattgtttgttgtgtcCCGCGGTCGTTTGGCCAGCTTTAATCGCAGTCGCAGCTTACTTTATCAg gCAATACATGCAAGGTGGCAAATTCGATAAGGAAACTGATGAGACTGGAAAGGTTGTGATCGTTACCGGATCAAATACGGGCATTGGCAAGGAGACGGTACTGGAACTGGCCAGACGAGGAGCCACTGTTTATATGGCCTGTAGGGATAAGAAGAGAACGGAGGAAGCTCGTCTGGAAATTATTAGGGAAACcaacaatcaaaatatttacttcaGGGAACTTGACTTGGCTTCCCTAGACTCGATTCGAAAGTTTGCTGCTGA TTTCAAGAATGAGCAGTACAAACTTCACATACTCATCAACAATGCTGGAATAATGCATTGCCCTCGAATGTCGACAAAGGATGGATTTGAAATGCAGCTGGGAGTTAATCATATGGGACACTTTTTGCTAACCAATTTGTTGCTCGACTTGCTAAAG AAATCAGCTCCCAGTCGAATTGTCAACGTTTCCAGCTTGGCTCACACAATGGGCAAGATGAACTTTGACGACTTGAACAGTGATAAATCCTACAATTCGTACAGTGCATATAGTCAGAGTAAATTGGCGAATGTTTTGTTTACTCGCGAGTTGGCTAAACGCTTGGAGGGAACTGGAGTTACTGTTAACGCCCTACATCCCGGCACTGTTCAAACAGATCTTTTGAGACATTACAAATTTTTCGAAACAACAATTGGACG aTTGATGGTCAAAGGTTTCCAGTGGCTTCTTTTCAAAACAACCAAGAATGGAGCTCAAACCACTTTATATGCAGCTCTTGATCCTGACTTGAATGGTGTTACTGGATTGTACTTCAGCGACTGCAAACTAAAAGATGTCTCAAAAGCTGCGAAAGATGAAAAGTCGGCAAAACTGTTATGGGATGAGAGCGAAAAATGGACCCAGTACAAAAAGTAG
- the LOC117784160 gene encoding retinol dehydrogenase 12-like, producing MLTICDCLLNPLVVWPALIGLAIYLIRDYMQGGQFKKQTDETGKIVIVTGSNTGIGKETVLELAKRGATVYMACRDESRAEKARQEIIKETNNNNVFFRELDLASLESIRKFVEGFKKEQDKLHILINNAGIFRGPRRLTKDGFEMQMGVNHMGHFLLTSLLIDLLKKSAPSRIVNVSSISHKMATLKIDDLNSEKSYNETIAYSQSKLANVMFTRELAKRLKGTGVTVTALHPGVVDTEIFRSSAILQSNIVQYFIKPLMWPFIKTPKNGAQTTLYAALDPALEGITGEYFSDCKPKKVSEAATDEKASRMLWQESEKWTKAPKIPSH from the exons atgcttACGATTTGTGATTGCCTACTAAACCCATTGGTAGTTTGGCCGGCACTAATCGGCCTGGCTATTTACCTTATCAG AGACTATATGCAAGGTGGTCAGTtcaaaaagcaaactgatgaAACCGGTAAGATTGTGATTGTGACCGGTTCGAATACGGGTATTGGCAAGGAGACAGTTCTGGAATTGGCAAAAAGAGGAGCTACAGTTTATATGGCATGTCGAGATGAAAGCAGAGCGGAAAAAGCGCGacaagaaattataaaagaaacgaacaacaacaatgttttCTTTCGGGAATTAGACTTGGCATCTCTGGAATCTATTCGTAAATTTGTAGAAGG CTTTAAAAAGGAACAAGATAAGCTGCACATTCTCATTAATAATGCGGGTATCTTTCGAGGACCTCGACGACTTACCAAGGATGGTTTCGAGATGCAAATGGGCGTCAATCACATGGGTCACTTTTTGCTTACCAGCTTGTTGATTGATCTGCTAAAG AAATCTGCTCCTAGTCGCATAGTAAACGTTTCCAGTATATCGCACAAAATGGctacattaaaaattgatgACTTGAATAGCGAGAAGTCCTACAACGAGACCATTGCATATTCTCAGAGCAAGTTGGCTAACGTAATGTTTACGCGGGAGTTGGCTAAACGCTTGAAAGGAACCGGCGTGACCGTGACAGCTTTACATCCCGGCGTAGTGGACACGGAAATCTTTAGAAGCTCGGCAATTTTACAGTCCAATATAGTGCA GTATTTCATCAAGCCACTTATGTGGCCTTTTATCAAGACTCCAAAGAATGGTGCACAGACCACTTTATATGCAGCCTTAGATCCCGCCTTGGAGGGCATAACTGGAGAGTACTTCAGCGACTGCAAGCCAAAAAAAGTGTCTGAAGCTGCCACCGATGAGAAAGCGTCCAGAATGCTTTGGCAGGAGAGCGAGAAGTGGACAAAAGCGCCAAAAATCCCATCACATTAG
- the LOC117784159 gene encoding dynactin subunit 4, whose translation MSFMQPSPVKYACSCGILNPINKLFFCRHCPKLRCGFCVCHEIESHFCSNCLENIPSSEARHKKNCCANCFDCPCCQHTLSARATTVPVVRKTEEPKEGESGADVTPSSKPSALPTTKKMYYLSCLSCRWTTRDVGIPDQGVATGTWPDNECLYQVRFNTLLEYYQSVVLQEKQEKQEFMRRKAPKQHKFPSLTDRTGLTVSLIRRQIGWTEKSVPKSKPINITPAEATAEVDPLPEDIFTQPINLRNITTIAQRHSQPADQPTEVSNLYPQRRSLWIKRSLRCRQCEHNLIKPEYHPTSIKYRIQLFASYHVPEVVMVRCEQPLQPGQSNAILLKFTNPTMYDMTISILDAPPKDAQINADAFQQACRIKEEAVTSSPLLKASGVNLARQNSTREVKREVRELTNATIVPLESEFVLNQRDDSKEFDEDVQAPIEEPKFIVWRKGNKVLLRLQFSPSSELQPGSDVTLGFYMQYTYVNTVTNTPDKKEPTTHALYSRIFIDAGDIAN comes from the coding sequence atgagtttTATGCAACCGAGTCCTGTTAAGTACGCGTGCTCTTGTGGCATTCTAAATCCGATCAATAAACTATTCTTCTGTCGCCACTGTCCGAAACTGCGATGTGGTTTCTGCGTTTGCCATGAGATTGAGTCACACTTTTGTTCTAATTGCCTGGAGAATATTCCCTCTTCTGAAGCCCGACACAAAAAGAACTGTTGCGCCAACTGCTTCGATTGTCCTTGCTGCCAGCACACGCTGTCCGCCCGGGCCACCACTGTTCCAGTTGTGCGCAAAACCGAGGAACCCAAGGAGGGGGAAAGCGGAGCGGACGTCACGCCCAGTTCAAAGCCCTCGGCCTTGCCTACAACAAAGAAAATGTATTACTTATCGTGTCTGTCGTGCCGTTGGACGACGCGTGACGTTGGCATACCTGATCAGGGAGTGGCAACAGGCACCTGGCCGGACAACGAGTGCCTGTACCAGGTGCGTTTCAACACCCTTCTGGAGTACTACCAGTCGGTGGTGCTGCAGGAGAAGCAGGAGAAACAGGAGTTCATGCGCCGCAAGGCGCCCAAGCAGCACAAGTTTCCCAGTCTGACCGATCGCACGGGTCTGACCGTCTCCCTGATACGTCGTCAAATCGGATGGACCGAGAAGAGTGTACCCAAATCGAAGCCTATCAACATCACACCCGCTGAGGCCACCGCAGAGGTGGATCCTCTGCCGGAGGACATTTTCACGCAGCCGATAAATCTGCGCAACATAACGACAATAGCACAAAGACACAGCCAGCCAGCTGATCAGCCAACGGAAGTGAGCAATCTATATCCACAGCGACGTTCCTTGTGGATCAAGCGATCGTTGCGTTGCCGCCAATGCGAGCACAATCTCATCAAGCCGGAATATCACCCAACATCCATCAAGTATCGCATTCAGCTCTTTGCCAGCTACCATGTCCCAGAGGTTGTCATGGTGCGTTGTGAGCAGCCACTGCAGCCTGGCCAGAGCAATGCCATATTGCTGAAGTTCACCAATCCCACCATGTATGACATGACAATAAGTATACTGGATGCACCGCCCAAGGATGCACAAATCAATGCGGATGCCTTTCAGCAGGCATGCAGAATTAAGGAGGAAGCTGTTACCTCTTCCCCTCTGCTTAAAGCCTCTGGCGTAAACTTGGCACGCCAGAATTCCACTAGAGAAGTGAAGCGTGAAGTACGTGAGCTGACCAATGCAACAATTGTGCCGCTAGAGAGTGAATTTGTGCTGAACCAACGCGATGATTCCAAGGAGTTCGACGAGGACGTGCAGGCGCCAATCGAGGAGCCCAAGTTCATTGTTTGGCGCAAGGGCAACAAGGTCTTACTGCGACTGCAGTTCAGCCCATCATCAGAGCTGCAGCCTGGCAGTGATGTTACTCTGGGCTTCTATATGCAGTACACATACGTTAACACCGTCACCAACACTCCTGACAAGAAGGAGCCGACCACACATGCACTCTACTCCAGGATCTTCATTGATGCGGGCGACATTGCCAACTAG
- the LOC117784407 gene encoding uncharacterized protein LOC117784407, whose translation MELLQFYTRMSLLLSIFICKLAQIDATPTYYDLDSYENSYDPNYHHRSYDSGSGNSYTLTYGKPLTGDHLDKLDTGYYYVDNGYIAPVPSSSASSQRSLTPYSDDVLSDGYRIAPVARYRRTRTKRKKLFVPNFFG comes from the exons ATGGAGCTTTTG CAATTTTATACCCGAATGAGCCTGCTGCTCAGCATCTTCATCTGCAAATTAGCACAGATCGACGCCACGCCCACATACTACGATCTGGATAGTTATGAAAACAGTTACGATCCCAACTATCATCACAGAAGCTACGACAGCGGAAGTGGAAATTCGTATACCTTAACTTATGGCAAGCCCCTGACAGGTGATCATCTGGATAAGCTGGACACGGGTTATTACTATGTGGATAACGGTTACATTGCCCCAGTACCCAGCAGCAGTGCCTCCAGCCAACGTAGTCTGACTCCTTACAGTGACGATGTGCTGTCCGACGGATACAGAATCGCTCCAGTTGCACGCTACAGAAGAACACGTACAAAGCGCAAGAAGCTCTTTGTGCCCAACTTCTTTGGCTAA
- the LOC117783898 gene encoding 39S ribosomal protein L52, mitochondrial codes for MFQISKLCITISSLVTAQRHVALTAVRAIDQKWRAAKGLPENPNAFGPLTNLPDYTFLDGRTTPLGSNQKKRLIKQQETAAKIVELSSELEFAKQRHERLKSEAQAEKQRIMQNKLKPKGHLLLKKK; via the exons atgtttcaaATTAGCAAACTTTGCATAACAATTTCAAGCTTGGTTACTG CACAGCGACATGTCGCACTCACCGCCGTTCGGGCCATTGACCAGAAATGGCGTGCGGCCAAGGGACTCCCTGAGAATCCAAATGCGTTTGGTCCACTCACCAATCTGCCCGACTATACGTTCCTTGATGGAAGGACGACGCCGCTGGGT TCTAACCAGAAGAAACGCTTGATAAAGCAGCAAGAGACTGCTGCCAAAATTGTGGAGCTAAGCAGCGAACTGGAATTTGCAAAGCAACGGCACGAGCGTCTGAAATCTGAAGCTCAGGCCGAAAAGCAACGCATCatgcaaaacaaattgaaaccaAAGGGACACCTAttgttaaaaaagaaataa